gtacaatttgaagttaaatcctgcaaaatgcgccttcggagcacctgcgggtaggctgttgggattcattgttagcaagaagggcatagagatagatccggcgaaaatcaaagcaattcgagatatgccagtgccaaaaactcaaaaggacgtgaaaagctttttagggaagatcaattttatCGGGAGGTTCATTGGCCAATTAACTGCCACCTGTGAACCATTGTTCAAATTGTTGAGGAAGAATGTAccgttgtattggaatgaggagtgtcAAAGGGCTttcgacaagattaaagattatttgttgcatccgCCAGTCTTGGTACCACCAAAGCCCGGTCGACCATTAATCATGTACCTATCCGTGCTTGAAGGAGCAGTTGGATGTGTTCTAGGTCAACATGATGAATCTGGAAGGAAGGAGCAAGCCATCTACTATCTAAGtaagaagttcacgcagtacgaggctaattattcattcattgagaaaagctgttgtgcattggcctgggcagcccagaagctgagacactacctgttgagccataccacttatcttatttcccgatctgaccctttgaagtatcttttggagaagccgatgttgACTGGGCGTCTGgcgaaatggcagataattctctcagaatttgatattgtttttactTCACAGAAAGCTGTCAAGGGacaagctatagctgatcatttggcggaaaatccaagggataATGATTATCAGCCACTccgtacttatttccctgacgagagggtcctatttgtaggcgctgcagacgatataagtgaacaaagtcctgaatggaggcttttcttcgatggagcttcgaattctctcggagctggaattggagctgttttggtgtcacccgaagggaagcactaccctgccgctgccaaattgcaattcgaTTGCACAAACAATATGGCCGAATATGAAgcttgcatttttggtctcaaaatggctttagaaatggaaatcaaagagttgatagttttcagtgattcagatttgctcgtacACCAGACtttgaagcagtggataaccaagGATTCGAAAATTCTTCCTTACCATTGTAGTTTGCTCACTttggccaagcaatttcaaaatttagagttcagacatctcccgAGAGCCCGAAATGCATTTGCCGACGCTTTGGCCACTCTAGCCTCTATGATCCAGTATCCAGATGAATTGAAAATCGAACCACTCcagattcaacttcaagacaaacctgcccactgttgggttgCAGACGAGTCCTCTGACAATATGCCTTGGTATAAGGATATtaaggaatttctcaaaacGGGGTCTTACCCTCAGCATGCTAGTTCAAAGGATAAGAGTTTTTTGCGCAGAATGGTTTCCAAGTTTTTCTTAAGTGGAGAAgtgttgtacaaaagaacctcggatctgaaccttttaaggtgcattgatgagGATGAAGCTcagtatatgatgaaagaagtgcacagtggtgtttgtggacctcacatgaatggccatttgctagcaaagaaaatcatgagaaccggatacttctggcttaccatggagcatgattgtatagactttgtccggagatgtataaaatgccaaatgcacggtgatattatacgcgctccacccactgagttgcatagcatgaccgccccgtggccctgttcaatgtggggtatggacgtaaTTGGCACGATTGACCCGCCCGCTTCAAATGggcatcgatttatattggtggcaatcgagtactttaccaaatgggttgaagcggagtcattcaaacatgtaaCGAAGAAAGTAGTGGCCAATTTCTTGAGGGATCACATCATTTGTCGCTTCGGAGTACCCGAGACGCTGATTACAGACAATGCCaaaaatctgaacaatgacatggtagatggactatgtgAGCAGTTCAAAATCAGACACCGtaattctgctatttataggcctcagatgaatggagccgtGGAAGCTGcgaacaaaaatttgaagaagattataCGCAAAATGACTGAAAGGCATCGTGATTGGCATGAGAAGCTGCCTTATGCACTAATGGCATATCGGACTTCTATCCGAACATCAACTGGGGCAACGCCGTATTCActtatgtatggaatggaagctgtcTTGCCAGCTGAGGTTGAGATCccgtcgctacgaatccttatggaagCTAAGTTGGAGGAGGCTGACTGGTTGAAGCAGCGACATGAGCAATTAACTTCGATCGATGAAAGGAGATTCAACGCTATCTGTCATGGTCAATGCTATCAGAAGCGGGTGGCCCGGGCTTAtaacaaaaaagtccatcggcggGCATTCGAAGAAGGTGATAAAGTACTAAAGCGGATTTTGTCAATGCAAGAagaagctaaaggcaaatttgctccaaactggcaagggccgttcattgtccaaaaggtattacctggcggagccctTATTCtagcagaaatggatggacgagcattccctcaacccatcaactcagatatgtgcaaaaagtttttcatttgatcatgcaaattttctttaagaaattcatgcaaatggcgaaatgcaagtcaggccatcttcttttacactaaaaacattttatctctacttgtcccctttgagccatcagagtAGACAAACTTCGTTtgataacccctgagaattgcaaaccccacactggggcaaaattttaatttctgaAAGAGGgatgagcaaaagaaaaggaaaagaaacccCACAccggggcaaatttagttttcaaagaaaaatgcaaaagtgagaaaaatacAATGAAGAAATGCAAAGAGTGAAAGttcgatcaaactggggcaaattttccccggtttcgttcaaaatcggaaatgatttcaaaataggGCAATCTCAGTTTATTTTACCCCTGGCAtcgaatttgctttcaagccttaacctttctggaaaaacaccccacctgacctcattacaaagcccaaagtcctggcttccgtcatttgttgcatttctattagcaaaatttgataatcaactggcaagtgatgtccgtaatgccttcgcctaatctacaagggaagtgcattttactgatgcctgaaacctttaactcatatttctgagtcgatcatggtcgagatgtATCTttattctttaggtgaaaacccgaaagggcgccttgaaaaaaaaaagaaaaaaaaaaaaaaagaagaagaaaagaagaaagaagaaagaaaaagcaaaaacaaaagggtaggggcaaccttggtgaaaacccgaaagggcgccaaggcgaGTTTTTCACAACGGACGAACGCGAGAAGAAACAGCTTGTGACCTGGTTCGTTTGGGGTTTTTCCTCATGTTTGTGATACTTTTGTCAGTATCGGATTCCGAAGCAAAATatccaaagtcttgaatatgatattcgttggctaaacttgtattgttttttacaaatattcttttgcaaaatgtatctttatgaATCTTGTGGTTGTTTtcaattatttgtgtatgaCTATCTATGGTTGTCTGCATTCTTTTGCATGTTcatctttgcctgacataggaaataatcttgcatatacattgattgttatgtgataaatttttatgcaccattctttcaccattgaattcaaatgaatgaCAAACTCTAAAGTTTGGGCAAAGAtaagggattcaatcatcagctACAGAGAGCAACATGCAACAAAGATACCACCTGGATTGGATGACGTGGTAAATCCGTattttatcagtctcagaaTCTGAAAGGTTTCAAGTTCGACTAAGGCAAACGTCGCAAAGCAGAAgtaaaagcatcacaagactcatgtttacacgattctcaaaggttaatcggatcaaataatggtggcaagtccattatttcttctgttCTTGCAGGAACATTGCAAACATTCTATTTCCCGCACTTAAATCAACGTCGGAACTGGCTCCCCAGTAAGCAACGGTGAAGTGATAAAGTTGTTAACGAAATTTGAGCATAAAGAACGACATCAGTTATCGTTTCAgtcacaaaaatcaaaactccCTTTTGCTGCAAAAGTGTGAACTACTTTcaggtaaaaactcaatttattgtttaaatatccccagtgaagtcccgtttaaattctgttcgggtcagtcccgtttaaattcctgttcgggtcagtcccgtttaaattcctgttcgggtcagtcccgtttaaattctgttcgggtcagtcccgtttaaattcctgttcgggtcagtcccgtttaaattcctgctcgggtcagtcccgtttaaattctgttcgggtcagtcccgtttaaattcctgttcgggtcagtcccgtttaaatcctgttcgggtcagtcccgtttaaattctgttcgggtcagtcccgtttaattcctgttcgggtcagtcccgtttaaattctgttcgggtcagtcccgtttaaattcctgttcgggtcagtcccgtttaaatcctgttcgggtcagtcccgtttaaatttctgttcgggtcagtcccgtttaaattcctgttcgggtcagtcccgtttaattcctgttcgggtcagtcccgtttaaattcctgttcgggtcagtcccgtttaaattcctgctcgggtcagtcccgtttaaattctgttcgggtcactcccgtttaaattcctgttcgggtcagtcccgtttaaatcctgttcgggtcagtcccgtttaaattctgttcgggtcagtcccgtttaaattctgttcgggtcagtcccgtttaatttttgttcgggtcagtcccgtttaatttctgttcgggtcagtcccgttaaatttctgttcgggtcagtcccgtttaaattctgttcgggtcagtcccgttttattttccatgttcgggtcagtcccgtgttataattcctgttcgttggaatcttttgcagctcaataacacaggtaagtatttggcgtctacttctttgtctcaagttttttcaaaactcagacaaagaggggcaaactgtagacaccaaatttttgaattaattttgtttgtttggttttagtgataattggttgatttttgtttagacggtttgcattttggttcattttcgtttgtctagttttttttttaggttttattttatttttattccctttttaggggaaagagaaaagggaaaaatggtttaatgcatactggcctagtttttgaaaaaaagtgaaaagtttgaaatttgaagagaagaaagtttttagtgtaataggcattatttactttttggtacattttaattgtttttcaaagaaaagaggaaaaatatatatgactatttcaggttacaagcatttgtgtttttgattgcattttattgttatttttttttatttaagtaaagaaaagtaaaaaaagtaaaaaaaaaggggaaaaagaaaaatggatgaaaatggaagttgtaatttgcCGTTCAATATTAATTTCTGTTATTATAAActtttgttattatcatttatttcattttattattatcaatttctgtcttaaaaaaaaaaaaaaaaaaaaacaaacaaaaaacaaaacaaaaaaaagggggaaaattgtGTGTCGCGGCAGCAAGCTGCGTttgtttttgcagcttgcacaAGAAGGACTGGAGCGGCCCCTTGGATGcaaatatgaaagaaaaagcTGAAGGGTTTTAAGGTTGatttccatataaatagaagaaaaaagaaCGGCAGCCGCAAGAGAGGATCCGGAAGGAAAGaacacagaa
This region of Coffea arabica cultivar ET-39 chromosome 3c, Coffea Arabica ET-39 HiFi, whole genome shotgun sequence genomic DNA includes:
- the LOC140037918 gene encoding uncharacterized protein; this translates as MVDGLCEQFKIRHRNSAIYRPQMNGAVEAANKNLKKIIRKMTERHRDWHEKLPYALMAYRTSIRTSTGATPYSLMYGMEAVLPAEVEIPSLRILMEAKLEEADWLKQRHEQLTSIDERRFNAICHGQCYQKRVARAYNKKVHRRAFEEGDKVLKRILSMQEEAKGCMLEY